The genomic segment AGATGGTTAAACCAGCAACCGAAGCATTTTTGCAGATCAAGAGGAAAGAAATGAAGTATAGTAGATACTCTAGCAATGATGTCCAAAACCCAATATGTGCAGCTGTATAAGTGTTTATCTTGAATTTCTTCATCATAAGGCCACCAAAAAAATATCCTGCACATATAATTGGCAAATTGTAAACTCCtagagagaaaaacaaaaggaagataCAGAGAGCTTTTAACAATAGTGTGACTTGAAAAGGCTCTTTACTTAGACTGGCATCAAAAACCCATAGAAGGAGAGAACAGCTTATGACAATTTTAAGACAGTACTCTACTGCCTGATGGAATGCCCCTGAGATGGAATGTAGCTGTCTAATGTTATGCTTAAATGTGATCATAGTTGCAGCAAGAGAGAATTTCACACTTTGTTGACATCAGATCACATTTGGAGTCCACTATTAGCTACACGTAGTGGAGTCAGGGCCTCTatggttaaaataaataaataaataaataaataaataataaactttatttagatccttccaccatctcccagagggactcagggtggctcacagaacactcaaggtgtaacatgcaaaatacaagtgcaaaacaaaacacagacaataaacagtcaacataaCATCATCAATTCACGGTACCCctggtaaaacaataaaatacagcaattgctgcagATAAAATAGTATTATCTGATTTCAGAATTATAAATGCTTAATAAAAATCTAAGGGTCCTTATATGTATTATTACAGAATCTAAACCTGATCAAAGGCTTTTTGGAAAGGCCATGTCTTTAATTGATTGCAGAAGGTTTGGAGGGTAGAGGCTAGACTGATCTCActcgggagggaattccaaagctggggggccatcaCCAAGAAGATGTACTTGAGatggaggcgggaccgagaggaaGACCTCCCCGGTAGAACTTAAAGCCCATGTCGGTTCATAGAGGAAGACGCACTCTCGAAGATAGGTGGGACCTGAAGcgtatagagctttataggtaactagctgtgccaggccatgcattgctgtggtgaagtatggtggtatgggaaataaagtattgaggaataggtggtagttaaggtaaagcgtaaaggttttcccctgacattaagtccagtcatgtcttactctgggggttggtgcttatctgcatttctaagctgaagagctggcgttgtccatagactcctccaaggtcatgtggcatgactgcatggagcgccgttaccttcctgccggagcaatacctattcatctactctcatttgtgaggcctaaccagaggcggtccaaccataaggcgaactaggcacttgcctgtggcgccatcgtcctgggggcaccttcgtcccaggaggatggcgccacccccaacctccttctccttcggaccATCTGGCGGCCGCGCTCGGCCTCCCGgcagccacgctgggcctcctggtgcccgtCCTGAGCCTCCCACCTTCATGCCGTgcgggcccacctttggggccttcagagattgtgaggtctgtgggaacttggaagctaggtaagtggggtttatatatctgtagaaggtccagggtggagaaagaactcttctttgaagcaagtatgaatgttgtaattaatcaccttgattagcatttaatggccctgtggcttcaaggcctggcttcttcttgcctgggagaatcttttttgggagatgttagctgtccctgattgtttactgtctggatttttcctgttttcagagtgttgttctttatttattgtcctgattttagagtttttcctgggggctatctgggttatctaagtccacactgccctatatccctgttcaatgtttggtgctaaattcgcaaatatagtaattcctacataacattaccatgtattaaacttctttttctgttgatttgttgtaaaacatgatgctttggtgcttaatttgtaaaatcgtaatgtaatttgatgtttaataggcttttccttatccctccttattattcaacattttcgcttatccaacgcttttatttttcagtgattggtttcggggggcggggggagggaggggcaccaaaattctgtttgcctacacttgaaaattacctagggccggctctgggcctaactctgcctgtcccctgggctgagtgggttgctaggagaccaagagggtggagcttagccttctaactggcagcaattggataaaaacaattattcctctccctctaattaggactttatttttcttttcttttttgttgtatgaacgtagaggcatggatggggggttgtgctgccaagtttagtgtttctgggatgtgtagttttgttgttttgtcctaggccgaaattgcattatccttttatatatatagataacctgcacattaaattgggcctggaaacttatcagcagccagtgaagctgttttagtaggggcatggtgtgctccctataaccaggtcaagttagtaatctggccaccgacctttgcactaactgcagtttctgagccgtcttcaaaggcagcctcatatagagagcattgcagtagtccattctctatgtaactaaggcatggaccaccgtggccaagtcaggatTTTTGAGGCGTTTTAAGGCATTTGCACTTCTGATTAGCAGAGGTGATATCTCTTGCCTGTGAGGTTATTTGCAATTTATTTGGCATCTTCGGGGaagaggattttcccagcaataATAAAGTGTTTTGAGCAATGTTGTAATGTTGTAATGCAAAGAATTATGGAGTGCTTGATCTCAAATGGGCAATTAATTTCACAATTGACTCAGTCCTGGTTAAAGCAAAATTCTGGAACTGGTTTTTGGACATCTGTATAATGTGGATCAACAAATCGGTCTGCGTTTTAAATTTGGAATATGTTTACTAAGACTGCCATAAGAAACACCTACTCTCTATTGCACTATTGAACTTGTGTCACTGTTTGCAATCACGTTTTAGACCAGGCATCCCAAACGAATAATCACTACATGTTTacactaaaaaaaaacacactcaGAAATGCATTACGTATTAAAACACATTACCTATTAAAAAAATGGCATCGGATGCAGATATTCCATATTGctgctccagatattttggcataAAGGTGATCATCCCGATCCAggcattgaattgaattatagTAACACATACAAAAAGCATGTAAACTCGATTGGTAAGGAGGCTTTTGAGGTAAGGGATGAAATCTGGAAACCAAAGAACAGAATGATTAACCTCTACTATATTGCAGGCTTTTAGACATAATGCAGACTGGTTCTTTGAAATGTATGGAGAAGGGATCGGGGGAGGAAATCCTATCTTTGGCATGACCATTGGTCATCATGCTGACAAATCCAAAATATCTATTTGAAGGACCAAAGACTTAAGCCATGTCTGCAAGGGTCAAATAAAATGAACTTGCCTTGAACCCAGTGCAAACAGTCCACATAATATATGATTAGTTTCATTGCAGAAGTGCTGCTTCCAGCTGTTAATCCACCACAAAAAGAATTGAAAGTTACTCCTGCATTTCCAGGAACCATCAATGTGAACCTGTTATTTTTAACATGTAGACAGTTGGATTGGGCTGGACGATCCAGTGTCCAGTATCCACATATTGAAAAGATCCATTCTACACATTGAAAAGCAGCTTTCCAGCAGAGCCTTGCTGTTAGCATCAGTGCTGGTGATCACATGTCATCAGCAAGGTTTCGTCAGGGAGCTACTTTTGGCAGTCACAACTCCCAGTGGATATAGTACAAGAGACTGCCCAGCTGACCATTTGAACATCAGAATGGATTTGGGGCACTCTCGTGGTTTATTAGGGCAGTTTTGGAGCAGAATAATTCAAAGTATTTGAACTAGTGTAGATACAGCCCTAATCTACAGCCATGATAAGGGCAGCAACAGTCTCTTCAGCATACAGCAATGAACCCTCACTTAAATGCCTCAAAGAAAATAAAGCCCCAACACTTCCTTAAAAAATAGTTTGGTCCATGATCAACAATTACCAATTAAAAGTACCTCCCAATATTTAACGGTTTTACTCACCTTTAGAGATTTCACGTAAGGTCATTTTGGCCTCGCCTTCATTTTCCTTAGGTAGAAATGCCTTGTTGCCCTTGCCTGCTAAATCAATGctgttttcctctccttcctttggAAGACTCTTGGACATAAAACAAAAGGGGACAGCAACAAGAAAGTTCACAGCAGCACAGATCAGGACTCCTAGCCACCAGGCTCCAACCCAACGAGCATCAGTGAGGCTTAAGGTTACTTCATCTGGGGGGGAAATGAATACATAAGGTTTGATTAGCGGAACCAAGCTTCctgttattttcaaaataagaCTGAATCCAACATTttctagtgatttttttttcttcccagcaCATCCACAgacataaaatgttttaaaatggagAATAAGGACAATGGAACTATCTAAATGTCCCCTCTCACAATGCAGAGCCATAGCACCTCCCTTGTATAAGAGAGCTAGAGACAATGAAGTGGGTGAGAAGGGGACTAGAATGCTGCTGGCAGACAACTCAGAGTGAGTCCAACTGAACATGGGTTAGGACTTTCCTGGAGGGTTGGTCCCAGAAgattgtgctgggggactcctgttcgaacCTCAGACCTTTGTCCTGTGGAGTTCCTCAGGGGTctgttctatcccccatgctctttaacatctatatgaagccactgggtgagatcatctggagttttggagtgcctgaagccagactgtgacgaatccagataatcggtctcagccaagaattcctggagctgagaagcaaccactctctccaggaccttgcccaaaaatgggaggttggagattggctggtagttgttcaataataatgaatctaaagtcgccttctttaaaatgggcctcacaattgcctttttaaggcaagatggaacatgcccttgctgcaaagaggcattgatgatacccgtaaaccaatcagccagccccccaccggcgagtttgataagccaagatgggcaaggatctaggatgcaagtggacgccctcaccgctccaagaaacTTGTGACCCATGCCCTTGTCACATCCAAGCTGGAttacatgtttggcttcacctgtcagcggggcttggtcacagctacatccgaagacatctcTTTTTGATTCAAAtgcttaatattgggaaggcagtgagtaGGTGGGTTGGAACTCACTTCAAAGGTGCTTTAGATTTGAATTAGATCTGAAGTTAACGAAATTCCGAActaattgcacaagcctactatctGACCACATCTCCCAATATGAGCCTACCCGAGCCCTAGGATCGGCTGGAgaggccctactcttggtcccaccttcatctcaaaatgagagagagggccttcttgacggtggccccatggctctagaactccctcccaaagaACATCAGAAAGGCTCCCTCCCAGTTATCCTTCAGAAAGCAAACAAAAGCTTTTCTTTGAAAGGAAGCTTTTGTAGATGACAATGGTTAACTGGGCTAATTGGCAATGGATTTTGGATAtggtttttaattaatgttagtTGATTTTAATACTGTCTTGTCATGAACAGTAGTTTTTAGATGAGTTGTAAgatttttcatatatttattctgatatattttaaatttgatgttttttattatgttgaatggcatcgaattgttgccaaatGTTAGCCACTCAGAGTCCCTCAATGAGGTaaagagggcgggatataaaacaaagtaaataaaataaataaataagaagataaGAAGTGGGATGGAGCACCTGTACACTTCGTGTCACAATTCACTGGGTGGAAAGAAAGCATGGTATGGATTGATTTGCCAGCAGGAACTTTAGAATATTCCTTAAGACTACAGTAACCAGATGCGTTTGGGTTTTTCCTTCCCCTGATGTTTGCTTTTTACAACTACATATGTAAGTCAACCACTGGGCTCAAATTCTCTCCCTCACACTTCAACTACCAGTAGTAGAGTAAAAGCTTCCTGAGAAAACAAACTTACTGGGTgctaggcttgtgcacggattcggAGTGGTCAGTTCCCTTGGGCTAATCTGGCTTGGTTGGATGGCCATAAAGGCAAGGGCCAAGCCATCACATTTTTCATCCTTTATGAAATCTCATGGCAGCCAATCACagttcctcctcccctattcagcatcatgTGGTGTGAAAGAAGCTGCTGTGTGTTGCTCGCACAAGGttttcctgtgagccctgcctgttgggccaatcagaataaaaGAACACCATGCAAGCTGTGTCTGGTTCCTTAACTCCATTGCAGAAAcccttgaaggaaaaaaaggaaagggtcccaggaaatgtgcttccttaaccctgttgctgaaaCCCAGGCTCCCACGAGGAGAAGAATGGAAAAGGTTCCAGGAGGGGTACTTGCTTAATCCCATTGttgaaacccaggctcccttgaaaggaagaaaggaaaagatcccaggaaggatgcttccttaacgaCATTGCTGAAACCCGAGcctccttgaaaggaagaaagaaaaggatcccAGTAATGGAAAGGGAAatctcataagttccccattattgtcaatgggccggatctagccGCATTTTTCAGCTACTTGTCCATTTTCGTAAGGTACACAAAAACAGATACATAGTGTACTGGAATCCGGGCAGCTGAGACAGATTAAGGTTCTGCTATTCTCACCTATCCTTCATTCCCTATGTAAATGCAAATCTGAAAAATCTCTGGTCCCAAGAATAAGGGAGACTCAAGtggtattttaaatttttttagcaATCCAAACCCACTTTCTTGTTTTCCTTCTCTTCAATAGTTTTGGGGTATTTTGCTATCACCTACCCCACAATGCTAGAGGAAATACATTCCATATAGCATCTTTTCTCAGATGCATTGTGGGAAAAGATGGCTCCTAACTGAAGGGAATGACAACCACTGCAAGAAAGCaagtataaacattaaaagaaaacagTTTTAAAGGAAGTTATAGGGAAAAGTTTTAAAAGAGGACTACTGTGTCTCAGTGCTAAAAATACACGTTTCTCTGCCATGAGTCACCTGAAATAGAAGTCGATGTTGGTCACTGTgggaaaacaacagcaaaaggtatttaaagaaaagagggaagaaggTTTTCAAAAGAAGACAAATTTTGGTGTTATTCACAATTTGATTAGgcccattaaatcaatggaaaCTTGATGAATCAATAGTTATATTCTTCTGGGAATGTCAACTGGATTTAGACTTCTGACTGTACTATTCTCTCTGTTAATTATGAGAAATAATGTTGCATTGAAAATATACTGTACTAAAAAAAAGCATGTTGCATTCTGGAAcagaatatttttaattcataatgtattttaatagttttaactgttttatgtgctgttttatattggtttgtatgggcatctaattgttgccactgagccccttcgggtgagaagggcgggatataaatgtgagaaataaataaataaatgcacacagTGAAATCCCTATACATCTAGTTATGTCCATGTGGCATCTATTCCATCTTTTCTTCCTGAATAGGTTTTCCAGTAGTTAAAAAAGGTGAAAAGGGGGTAGTAAAACATAAGACAATTACAAACGGAATACATTGTCTGCGCTCCTAAAATTCCAGTGAGGCAGGGTTATTTCCTTCACAAATACAGCTTTGTTTAGAAGCACCTGCTATCAGATTGTGGATATCTGACAATTGGAAGCAAACTAGAATGCTGTCCAGTGTTTTCAATGGAGTGGAATTGGACAGTGTCCCAAAACACTGAGCTCAAAAGCACAAAACTCAGTGTGATGGCTTGAAAAGCAAGATGTCTTGACCCAGTGGCTGGTGAGAGCCCTTCCTTCCATATTCCAAGTCCTATTGCTGTGacttcatttggggggggggggggcagaagagCAGCCAAGCATAGCTTCAACATCCCTTGCCTTAGGAGCTCATGATAATCCCTCCTTCCATATTCTAACTACCATTTTTCTGGTCTCAGAGGAGAGGAGCAGCAGAGCATAGCCCTATTGTACATTGGTCCAGCAGTTCCGAATATCATTGTTCAGGTGTTTGTGTAGGAGAAGAGCAGCCACATCTGCTGAAATTaatttcctcctccaccaccaatcCTTTTCCCTTATATGCCATATCTTATTTAGATTATAAGCCTGAGGGCATGGAGCTATGCAATCAATGATTTGTAAGTTGTCCTGAGAGCTTTTTTTTGTCTGAAGAATAGAATATATCTGCTCTAAGTACATGGATACACTTTGAAAAGTTTAACTTTGTGTATTGTAGCCATTGTTCTTGATGGTTGAATGATTCTGAAGGTTGTAGATCAAAAAGAGAAACTCTTTGAGCTCTGATACACCTGCCTTGTTTTCCATAGCCTCCTGAAACTTGGCAATGATTGTTAATTATTGTTATCTGATCCAggtcatttctaccccacctttaaTTCATGTGGAACTCAAGGCTGTGCCCATGAACTTTCCATTTATGTTCAGACTAAAGCTTGAGCAGATTGACTACACTACGCATATGGAAAATTGTGACTGTTATAGCCTGACACCAGCAGAATTCTGAATGGCATGAACGACATTCTTTTAGATTACCCCATTCTGACCAGTTTTATTACATTACCTGGATTTATGAATCCAACATCCACATACAACTGGGCACAATAGGAACCAATCAATAAGCCCAACAATGGGCCCAACACTGTTGATATTTGTAGGCAGcctgaaaaacagaaagaaatactttaaaaacaagTGAAATTTATATTATATGGTGCTTCATTCCCAACACTTGTTTCGATTGCTATCTTCAGTCAACCAGGGAGCTTCCTTATAATGGCGTGTTGGCACTGATATATTGTGGTTGGTTTCCTTACTGTCTATAGTCTAATTCATGTTGGTTTCCAGATTCTATGGAGCATACTAGCCCCATACAAGAAGGAAGTATGAGGGGATTCGGGTCACAGAAGTACATgaacttattttttttaaaaaaagaggacaACAATTTACAACACTCTTATCAGGACTGAGAAACTGGAGCGACTAcaaaaggagaaaagggagatGCATTAGATATGAAAACGTCCACCCTTTCACTATTTTATTATAATTCAATCCAAGCTTCTAGTTGTGAGTGAAGACCaggaccaaaataaaataaataactgtaGAAATAAAATTTCAGGACAAACATTGAGGGAAATGGAGATAAAATATCCCAGTGAGATGGGAAATGCTCACTAGTACGTGGGGTGGGGAGAATACGAATGTCTTGAGAGTTATAAGtggtcagaaacaacttaaaatCACACAACcacaaagaaacaaaaagtaTGAATGGGATTGCATTGAAAATGTTTATCTAtctagcattttaaaatattggctGTTGAAGCATGGCTATTATTTCCAAGTATTACCAATATAGAAAGGTGAATTTTCTGGTTTTGCAAAATCTTCCACATATGAAATGCCTAAAGGAGCAATGGGAGTTTCACCAATTCCACGGATAATATTTCCCACCAAGACAAACACCCACATCGAAGATCTAGTCTGTCTCTCACATTCTGGAAAGGAAAGACACAAGCAGAAATACAAATGTAGACATATGGAGGCTTTCACAAATAAGGAAATACTACAATACTTCTCATAAATCAGTAATGGGGGTTTGTGTCTGTTTGTTGAAAAGCCCTGATAAGAAAAATTCTTGACTGCCAAGAATTCAGGACCGCTCTTGAGCAAAATGTGCATGTAGttttttgtgcaggaaacagTATTTCTTGGACAGAAACTGTATTTCTGCACAATAtgacatgtgaattttgtgcagagtaCCTCCCAAATTACAACTAGGTTTCAAAAACTGTattgttttcaaagactttcttacagccaaaaatgttataaaaattgCTCTTTGCCTCCTTCAAGAAGAAACAGTGAAGAATAACTACCCTATCATCACTGCTAAAGCAAGAGTGAACTCCTGGTTAATTTAGTTTTCTATATATTCAATGGAAATGGGGTACACCATCCAAGTTGCCAGCCATCTTGTGGCAATGTGTTCAACAGTTCAGGTGAACTATGGCTGGTGAATGGTGCAAGTTATTGGACAGACCAAAAGTATTTATTCATAATGCACATAGTTAAATGATGGAATTCACTATCACTAGATGTAGGAATCACTGCTGAGTTGTGCAACATTAAAAAAGGAGGTTGAACAAAGTCATGGTGGAGTTATGTGATTCCTGTAACCAGCCCTAATCACCAGCTGGTTATAGCATTTTTGACCAGTTTCCAAAGGCTGCCTCATGCAGAGTGTACAacaataatccaaacaggatgtgatCCAATAGAAAAAAGATTCTAGATCCAAAGGGTAAAGCTCACCTTCTATGGGTTGCTCAGTAGGAAGGGAAAGCTGGCTTTGATTTGTGAGGCAAACAGCCATGGTTGAAGAATTTTCAGACACAGAAAGAGTGTTTTCATATTCATACCTGTGGAAACAAGATAATATGTAaattgaaggaaagaaggaacacAATTTTCTCTTTATATCCATATATTGTCAATATGCACGTGTGTGACCACAAACTATTCTAATAAATGGAAAAGCTTGTAAATCTTAAGAGTCATTTCAAGCTTTTTAGAATGGGAAAAATCATGTACTAGAAAAACTAGAAAACTTTCCAGTGGTGATATTGAAAAGGGGGAACATAGCTTTTTTTCATCACCGCCAAAGTGAATGGTAAGCACCGGTTGGCATGCACAAATTCAGTGTTATGTAACTAGGATGAGAAGATTTCAATGCTCCAACAGAAAATCATATGCCTTCTGTACTTCTGTAGAGTGCCTTCTGTGGAGTAtcttaccttcccatcagaaaaTGAGGCAAACCTATCAGAAAGCATCCCAAACCCATAAGCACACAGCCAAGAGCAATCACGCGTGGTCGGTTAACTTTGGATCCCAAATAACTCACAAAGACCATCACCAGTAGGTCACCTGTAGAAAGAAAGATATTGTGTGTGATCCAGCCAAAGTTAAGCAAATTTGGAAGGATATTAATTAGGGAATCATACAGCTGGAAGCATTTCCGGGAGCATCAAGACCAACCCATGCTAGAATCATCTTGAATTCCCTGACTGGCTAAAGGCAAAAAATATCAACAGCTGCAATGCCTGCCCattcatttctgggcacaattcaaagtgctgtttttttaatatataaaagtCCTATGTGGGTGGGTCCAGATTATTTTAAGATATTTATCTCACTGTATGATTCCAGTAGAACTCTAAGATTGAGGCTCTTCTCTACATCCCACCACCTTCTCTTAGAAGGAATACACAATTATCTGGGTTATTTTTTTTACTTCGAAAGTGTAGAAAAGATAATAGCCACTATCAGTTTTGTGAAGATGGAGCATAATATAACCACTGTAACCCTGAACATAGAAATACAGATATATGGTTCAGCTTTACCTTACCATTACTGTCTGCTTTTTTCACCTGCTATATATTTCTTTCTAATAACCTGTATTCAGCTGTTAGCCTAGGGTGGTAATTTGGGTTTTCCATCATAAACCAGTagccaactttgtccagatgcatacCTATTTCAAAGCTTCCATTGATAACTCCAACCAATGAGGCAGGGATGTTGAATCGCCGCTCAATCTGTGTGAGCATGCTGTTCACATATGCTCCAGACATGGTTTTAGTCAGATAGGCAAATGCTAAGGCCACCAGAAATATCTGGAAGAGAAAGAGCAATGCCCATGAAACAATTAATGAGAAAATATCAGGAAGAATTGGAATAACAGAAGAACAAGCCATTTTCATTCAGTTGCATGGTGAATTTATTTAAGTGGTGGATCTACTCAAAGTAAGTTCAGCACCTTTAATGTTTGGAGCAAACCTTGGCGTGAATTCATCACTCCCATTGACATTAACCAGACAATAAGCTCTGTTAAGTTCCATTGAGAGAGTTCTTGTTTCTTTGCACTACTCTGGAAGAGACTATGAGCTCCTTCAAGAAGTAGACTAATGGGTATTCCATCCCACACCATTCAGCTTCAGTAGATCATCCCACATTCTAGTATGAGAATGGGAGTAAACAACTCTCTTATATCAATACTATTAGTTAATAGTATTGATATAAGAGACCCCAcgactggaagaccatcgtcctcggcctacaagggatcacctaatgGTGATGGAGTTAATATCTTAGTCTAATATCTTATATGTTGTGTGACATTTGGATATTTAATATTTTGTCCCTTTGAATATCTCACAATGGTATAGAATGAGTTAGTTGAGCCAAAGTTAGGTGATCCAAG from the Anolis carolinensis isolate JA03-04 chromosome 5, rAnoCar3.1.pri, whole genome shotgun sequence genome contains:
- the LOC100554620 gene encoding solute carrier organic anion transporter family member 1A2 isoform X1, whose amino-acid sequence is MEQKVSESKEISSRRMEFTISAVCANMDTGTDTNHHKGDTATDSNSEMKNAKKKTSAVCCSKLKIFLVALAFAYLTKTMSGAYVNSMLTQIERRFNIPASLVGVINGSFEIGDLLVMVFVSYLGSKVNRPRVIALGCVLMGLGCFLIGLPHFLMGRYEYENTLSVSENSSTMAVCLTNQSQLSLPTEQPIEECERQTRSSMWVFVLVGNIIRGIGETPIAPLGISYVEDFAKPENSPFYIGCLQISTVLGPLLGLLIGSYCAQLYVDVGFINPDEVTLSLTDARWVGAWWLGVLICAAVNFLVAVPFCFMSKSLPKEGEENSIDLAGKGNKAFLPKENEGEAKMTLREISKDFIPYLKSLLTNRVYMLFVCVTIIQFNAWIGMITFMPKYLEQQYGISASDAIFLIGVYNLPIICAGYFFGGLMMKKFKINTYTAAHIGFWTSLLEYLLYFISFLLICKNASVAGLTISYEGIDQLSYVETNLYADCNRDCDCSTKQWDPVCGENGIAYVSACLAGCKVSNGTGKYEVLTNCSCISTPGFQYGNGSAVPGQCDRGENCSKMLLYYLILSLVCCLIYSFGAMPGYMVLLRSLKPEEKSFGVGLHSLSERTFAGIPSPIYFGAMIDSTCLKWGTKKCGGEGACRMYDTDRYRWLYLGVPGILRGVSYIPCIFILLILRKQHWNQSNENKEREAREENGAAELKDVAEVPNCTHLQPETVETVDHESVNL
- the LOC100554620 gene encoding solute carrier organic anion transporter family member 1A2 isoform X2, producing MSEMEMEANMGESIKDTGTDTNHHKGDTATDSNSEMKNAKKKTSAVCCSKLKIFLVALAFAYLTKTMSGAYVNSMLTQIERRFNIPASLVGVINGSFEIGDLLVMVFVSYLGSKVNRPRVIALGCVLMGLGCFLIGLPHFLMGRYEYENTLSVSENSSTMAVCLTNQSQLSLPTEQPIEECERQTRSSMWVFVLVGNIIRGIGETPIAPLGISYVEDFAKPENSPFYIGCLQISTVLGPLLGLLIGSYCAQLYVDVGFINPDEVTLSLTDARWVGAWWLGVLICAAVNFLVAVPFCFMSKSLPKEGEENSIDLAGKGNKAFLPKENEGEAKMTLREISKDFIPYLKSLLTNRVYMLFVCVTIIQFNAWIGMITFMPKYLEQQYGISASDAIFLIGVYNLPIICAGYFFGGLMMKKFKINTYTAAHIGFWTSLLEYLLYFISFLLICKNASVAGLTISYEGIDQLSYVETNLYADCNRDCDCSTKQWDPVCGENGIAYVSACLAGCKVSNGTGKYEVLTNCSCISTPGFQYGNGSAVPGQCDRGENCSKMLLYYLILSLVCCLIYSFGAMPGYMVLLRSLKPEEKSFGVGLHSLSERTFAGIPSPIYFGAMIDSTCLKWGTKKCGGEGACRMYDTDRYRWLYLGVPGILRGVSYIPCIFILLILRKQHWNQSNENKEREAREENGAAELKDVAEVPNCTHLQPETVETVDHESVNL
- the LOC100554620 gene encoding solute carrier organic anion transporter family member 1A2 isoform X4 — protein: MKNAKKKTSAVCCSKLKIFLVALAFAYLTKTMSGAYVNSMLTQIERRFNIPASLVGVINGSFEIGDLLVMVFVSYLGSKVNRPRVIALGCVLMGLGCFLIGLPHFLMGRYEYENTLSVSENSSTMAVCLTNQSQLSLPTEQPIEECERQTRSSMWVFVLVGNIIRGIGETPIAPLGISYVEDFAKPENSPFYIGCLQISTVLGPLLGLLIGSYCAQLYVDVGFINPDEVTLSLTDARWVGAWWLGVLICAAVNFLVAVPFCFMSKSLPKEGEENSIDLAGKGNKAFLPKENEGEAKMTLREISKDFIPYLKSLLTNRVYMLFVCVTIIQFNAWIGMITFMPKYLEQQYGISASDAIFLIGVYNLPIICAGYFFGGLMMKKFKINTYTAAHIGFWTSLLEYLLYFISFLLICKNASVAGLTISYEGIDQLSYVETNLYADCNRDCDCSTKQWDPVCGENGIAYVSACLAGCKVSNGTGKYEVLTNCSCISTPGFQYGNGSAVPGQCDRGENCSKMLLYYLILSLVCCLIYSFGAMPGYMVLLRSLKPEEKSFGVGLHSLSERTFAGIPSPIYFGAMIDSTCLKWGTKKCGGEGACRMYDTDRYRWLYLGVPGILRGVSYIPCIFILLILRKQHWNQSNENKEREAREENGAAELKDVAEVPNCTHLQPETVETVDHESVNL
- the LOC100554620 gene encoding solute carrier organic anion transporter family member 1A2 isoform X3, which translates into the protein MIGEDTGTDTNHHKGDTATDSNSEMKNAKKKTSAVCCSKLKIFLVALAFAYLTKTMSGAYVNSMLTQIERRFNIPASLVGVINGSFEIGDLLVMVFVSYLGSKVNRPRVIALGCVLMGLGCFLIGLPHFLMGRYEYENTLSVSENSSTMAVCLTNQSQLSLPTEQPIEECERQTRSSMWVFVLVGNIIRGIGETPIAPLGISYVEDFAKPENSPFYIGCLQISTVLGPLLGLLIGSYCAQLYVDVGFINPDEVTLSLTDARWVGAWWLGVLICAAVNFLVAVPFCFMSKSLPKEGEENSIDLAGKGNKAFLPKENEGEAKMTLREISKDFIPYLKSLLTNRVYMLFVCVTIIQFNAWIGMITFMPKYLEQQYGISASDAIFLIGVYNLPIICAGYFFGGLMMKKFKINTYTAAHIGFWTSLLEYLLYFISFLLICKNASVAGLTISYEGIDQLSYVETNLYADCNRDCDCSTKQWDPVCGENGIAYVSACLAGCKVSNGTGKYEVLTNCSCISTPGFQYGNGSAVPGQCDRGENCSKMLLYYLILSLVCCLIYSFGAMPGYMVLLRSLKPEEKSFGVGLHSLSERTFAGIPSPIYFGAMIDSTCLKWGTKKCGGEGACRMYDTDRYRWLYLGVPGILRGVSYIPCIFILLILRKQHWNQSNENKEREAREENGAAELKDVAEVPNCTHLQPETVETVDHESVNL